The Deinococcus aestuarii genome includes the window ACGCCGGGCACAAGAAAAGGAGACTCCCTCTTACGTGGGCATGAACATGACCCGCAAGCGCAGCCTCGACGCAGCCAGCCGGGCCGAGGACGCCTCGCGCCTGCGCCGCCTGCAACGCGCCTACCGTGCGGTGGCGGACGGCCTGGAGGACGGTACGCTCCCGTCCGTGCTGGCCCGGGTGACCCACCCCAAGCTGATCGAGCTGCTGGTGCAGCTCGGCCCGGACCACGCCGCCTCGCTCGCCAGGGTCTGCCTGACCAACGAGGAGTTCGAGGCCCTGCGGACGCACGCGCCAGCCTCCCTGGTGCTGGGCAGCGTCGGGGCCTTGCCGGTGAAATACGGTTGGCTGCGGGAACTCCTGCCCGAGCAGGTGAACGGGGTGCTCACGGTTCTCCGGGAAGTGGCGCCCCTGAAGCCCTTCGACCACATCGCCGCGAACAGCCAGCGGTTCGTGTCCGAGGCGAGGACCTGGGAAGCCATGAACACCTGTGGGCTGACCACCCCGGTCCTCGCCGTGGAGGCCGCGGCCGCCCTGCGTAAGCTGGCCGAGGCGCGGGTCGATCCGGCGCGTGCCCAGCGGGACCGGGTGGCCATGCTCGAACGGGACCTGGTCGGATACCGCGTCACGGGGTTCTGGCCCACGCCCGCCCCGCTCGCCACCCACCTGGCGACGCTGGCCGAGCTGCGTCCGGGCCTCCGGGTCCTCGAACCCCAGGCCGGGAAGGGCGATCTGGTGGACGCCCTGCTGGCCCTGGAGCCCGAACTGCACGTGGAGGTCTGCGAGCAGAACGCCAGGCTGCGGGAAGTGCTCGAGGCCAAGGAATATCGGGTGATCGGCAACGACAGCATGGCCCTGCAAGGCGAATGGGACCGCGTGGTCATGAACCCGCCCTTCGAGGGGCTGGCCGACATCGGCCACGTCCAGCACGCCTACCGCCTGCTCGCCCCCGGCGGCGTGCTGGTGGCCGTGATGGGCAATGGACCGTTCTTCCGGCAGGAACGGGTGGCCCGGGACTTCCGGGCTTGGCTGGAGGGCGTGGACGCGGAGGTGACCAGCAACGACCCAGACGCCTTCAAGGTCAGCACCACCGGGCACAGCACGGGGGTCCAGACCTACACCGTGCGCATCGTGAAGCCGCCCCTGGGCTGAGGAGCGGTGGGGGCAGGGCAGTTCTGGCCACTTGCCCTGCTCCCCAAGGAGGAAGCCTGTGATCAGCCTCAGCGCACCGGCCGGAGCTCCCGTCTTCTCCCCCATCTGCTGCCCGAACTGCGGCAGCCCACACGTCGACCAGACCCACCGTCAGGACCCGGAGCTGTTTCGCTGCACCTGTTGCGGCCTGGTGGACGATCTCCTGCAATTTCGCCCCGCGCAGACCCCGGCGCCCCAACCCCAGGGGTCGCGCCCGCGGGCGCCGGGGTCGCAGGTCCAGGAGGACCTATGAATCACACCGTCATCGCCAGCATCACCGGCCATCCCCTCGCCCACTGCACCACCTCGGAGCTGGCCGAGCAGGCCCGGCGGGTGCTGCAAGGCCATTACGGCCCCAACTCCTGCCATCTCCTCCCGGCCACCGGCCTGGAGCAGGACGCCAGCGGAGCACCCCTGCCCCGCCTGACGACCGAGGACGATCTCCGCCTGGTCGACGCGGTGTGGTGCACCTTCGACTCCGAGGTGGAGTGCGTCATGGTCCTGCCGGTCGTGACCCTTCAGGGGCTGGTGTGGGACGAGGCACGGCTGGTCCAGGGTCAGTGGCTTGCCCTGACCCGCGAGGCGAATCGGGGCCGGGAACTGATCGAACGGCACTTGGGCGAGGCACTGCTGGGGGAGCAGGCGTCGCTCCCCTGACGGGGAGCGCTGGCCCGCCATGTCATCCGGACCCCAACGTTTCAACCCTCACTTCTGGCGCCGCTCGGAGACCCCTGCGAACTCCCCGGCCCCCACGCCGGAGTTGTCCTCAACTCCCGCGTCGCAGCCTTCCCCAGCTCTGGAGATGGCCTGCGACGCGTCCCCAGCGACCGCACAGGAAGCGCCCCTGCCCCGCGCCCCGTGGGCTCCGCCGGAGGGGGCCAAGAACAAGCCCCCGGCCCGGGAATACCCCGTTCGCCTGCCTCCACCGCCCCACATGGACAAGGACCAGTGTGAAGCGGCCTTTGAAACGCTCAGCGACGAGATCCGTGCCCGCTTTCCCGGCGCCTACGCCGTCCAGCTCGTGGCGACGCACTGCGGGCACCGCACCGGCCTGAGCCTCCTGGTCCGCAACAAGCTGGGCTCCCCGCTGGACCTGGAGCGCGGCGACGGCGCCCTGCCCTTCGACCTGATCGACCGGCTGATGGAACTGGTCGGCCACGGCGACTGGGTTCTCGCAAAAAGCCCCCCTGCGCTCTCGGGAAGGGACGACCCGTTCTGAAGGAGGCCACCATGCGAACCGTTTTTCTGATCACGCCTGTCCGGCCACGCGAAGATGATTCCCCCGAGCGCATCCGGCAGAGCACCATGAATTGTCTGGCGGCGGCAGCGGGCCGCCCCTTTCCCTACCCCGAGGCGTGCCTGGTGCTGGAGGTCGGACGGCGGATCGGCGGCCAGTTCGAGTTCCACTTCAGCGTGGTCACAGGAGACGGCGTGCCGCTGTACTCACCCGGGGCCTGGGTGACCTTCCTGGCGGAGCGGTGTGAGGCCGGGAGCGTCCTGTGTTCCGAGGACGGCGTGACGTTCAGCCTCGACGCCTTCCTCGCCCTGCCGGACGTTCAGCGCCGCGTCGGTGCAGAAGTCGCGCCGCGGGCGGCGCCCGGGGAGGTCGAGGAGGCACCACCTTGACCATTCCACCCTGGCTGAAGATCGTTCTCAAGCTCGAAGGGCGGCACTCGGACGTGTTCCGGGACCTCGTGACCCTGGCGGCCTGCGTGTGCAGTTCCGGACAACGTGAGGACGAGTACCGGCGCACCGCCGCGAAGTTCACCCCGGAGGAACTGAACGGACTGTGCGAGGCCTTCGGGGACCTGATGTGCCTGAAGCTCGCAGACCCGTTCCTGGACCTGTTCGGCGCGACCTACATGGAACGCCTGAGCAAGCACGCGCGGCAGCATCTGGGGGAGGTCTACACGCCGAGTTCGGTGGCCTTGCTGATGACCAAGCTGGTGATGCACCCGCCCGAGCCCGGGGAGACCTTGAAGGTAGCGGAACCGGCGGTCGGAAGCGGCACCCTGATCCTGGCCGCCGCGCAGGCGCTGGAGGACCTGGGAGTCAGCCGCCTCCACATGCAGGTGATGGACACCGACCTCAACCCCTTCGCAGTGGACATGGCGCTGGTCAACCTGGGACTCGCAGGTGTCACGGC containing:
- a CDS encoding class I SAM-dependent methyltransferase codes for the protein MTRKRSLDAASRAEDASRLRRLQRAYRAVADGLEDGTLPSVLARVTHPKLIELLVQLGPDHAASLARVCLTNEEFEALRTHAPASLVLGSVGALPVKYGWLRELLPEQVNGVLTVLREVAPLKPFDHIAANSQRFVSEARTWEAMNTCGLTTPVLAVEAAAALRKLAEARVDPARAQRDRVAMLERDLVGYRVTGFWPTPAPLATHLATLAELRPGLRVLEPQAGKGDLVDALLALEPELHVEVCEQNARLREVLEAKEYRVIGNDSMALQGEWDRVVMNPPFEGLADIGHVQHAYRLLAPGGVLVAVMGNGPFFRQERVARDFRAWLEGVDAEVTSNDPDAFKVSTTGHSTGVQTYTVRIVKPPLG
- a CDS encoding N-6 DNA methylase gives rise to the protein MTIPPWLKIVLKLEGRHSDVFRDLVTLAACVCSSGQREDEYRRTAAKFTPEELNGLCEAFGDLMCLKLADPFLDLFGATYMERLSKHARQHLGEVYTPSSVALLMTKLVMHPPEPGETLKVAEPAVGSGTLILAAAQALEDLGVSRLHMQVMDTDLNPFAVDMALVNLGLAGVTAVVRHGNSLTGQVFREYPTPAWHFACPYSGETNTERLRGIDVLEMLRLTVPLPVRAAG